From the Nocardia higoensis genome, one window contains:
- a CDS encoding nuclear transport factor 2 family protein: MNDLVAQYLEIWNTTDAAARAAAIGRVFTDNPGYVDPLMDVTGRDAIDAGIAAVQSQFPGWVFRLAGPIDAHHDQVRFTWELGPAEGAALIVGFDVAVLAQGRIDRVYGFLDKVPATA; this comes from the coding sequence ATGAACGATCTGGTCGCGCAATACCTGGAGATCTGGAACACCACCGACGCGGCGGCCCGTGCGGCGGCCATCGGGCGGGTCTTCACCGACAACCCCGGCTACGTCGACCCGCTGATGGACGTCACCGGCCGCGACGCCATCGACGCGGGTATCGCCGCGGTGCAGTCGCAGTTCCCCGGATGGGTGTTCCGGCTCGCGGGCCCGATCGACGCCCACCACGATCAGGTGCGCTTCACCTGGGAACTCGGCCCCGCCGAGGGTGCGGCGCTGATCGTCGGTTTCGACGTGGCGGTGCTCGCGCAGGGCCGCATCGATCGCGTCTACGGCTTCCTCGACAAAGTCCCCGCCACCGCCTGA
- the treZ gene encoding malto-oligosyltrehalose trehalohydrolase codes for MTVFEVWAPRPESVRVQVDGVVHAMTRSPDGWWRARVDAGQGARYGFLLDDDPTLLPDPRSPRQPDGVHGLSMVHEPDPGGWTDRRWTGRTLAGAVFYELHIGTFTPQGTFDAAIERLDHLVELGVTVVEVMPVNGFDGTHNWGYDGVLWYAVHEGYGGPDGLQRFVDACHAKGLAVCLDVVYNHLGPSGNYLPRFAPYLSEGRNTWGQTVNLDGPGSDHVRRFVLDNALRWLRDFHIDALRLDAVHALVDRTATHLLAELAAETERLSAHVRRPLTLIAESDLNDPKLITPRAAGGYGLHGQWNDDLHHAVHTAVSGERQGYYSDFGSLACLAQTLTRGFFHAGTYSSFRGRTHGTPLDRSLVPGFRLVAFTCDHDQVGNRALGDRPSEYLTGGQLAIKAALVLCSAFTPMLFMGEEWGARTPFQFFTSHTDPQIGAATAAGRKAEFAEHGWTADEVPDPQDPATFARSTLDWAELEDPEHARLLACYRALLKLRRDHPDLVDPSLRHVGVDFDEHARWIVLHRGSAHLVCNLSEDAVTVPITGRSLLYWEPPTLGPTGTTVPAHSFVLLADLPDGEK; via the coding sequence GTGACGGTGTTCGAGGTGTGGGCGCCCCGGCCGGAGTCGGTGCGGGTGCAGGTCGACGGGGTAGTGCACGCGATGACGCGGTCGCCGGACGGGTGGTGGCGGGCGAGGGTGGACGCGGGGCAGGGAGCACGGTACGGATTCCTGTTGGATGACGATCCGACGTTGTTGCCCGACCCTCGGTCGCCACGACAGCCGGACGGGGTGCACGGATTGTCGATGGTGCACGAACCGGATCCGGGCGGTTGGACGGATAGGAGGTGGACCGGGCGGACGCTGGCGGGGGCGGTGTTCTACGAGCTGCACATCGGGACGTTCACGCCGCAGGGCACATTCGACGCGGCGATCGAGCGGCTGGATCATCTGGTCGAACTGGGGGTGACGGTCGTCGAGGTGATGCCGGTGAACGGCTTCGACGGCACGCACAACTGGGGGTACGACGGCGTGCTCTGGTACGCGGTGCACGAGGGGTACGGCGGGCCGGACGGGTTGCAGCGGTTCGTGGACGCCTGTCACGCCAAGGGGCTGGCGGTGTGCCTGGACGTCGTCTACAACCATCTCGGACCGTCGGGGAACTATCTGCCGAGGTTCGCGCCGTATCTCAGCGAGGGGCGCAACACCTGGGGGCAGACCGTGAACCTGGACGGGCCCGGCTCGGATCACGTGCGCCGATTCGTCCTCGACAACGCGCTGCGCTGGCTGCGCGACTTCCACATCGACGCGTTGCGTCTGGACGCGGTGCATGCTCTGGTCGACCGCACCGCCACGCACCTGCTGGCCGAGCTCGCGGCCGAGACCGAACGGCTGTCGGCGCACGTGCGCAGGCCGCTGACCCTGATCGCCGAGAGCGACCTCAACGACCCGAAGCTGATCACTCCGCGCGCGGCGGGCGGCTACGGGCTGCACGGCCAGTGGAACGACGACCTGCACCATGCCGTGCACACCGCGGTGTCGGGGGAGCGGCAGGGCTACTACTCCGACTTCGGCAGCCTCGCCTGCCTGGCCCAGACCCTGACGCGCGGCTTCTTCCACGCGGGCACCTACTCCAGCTTCCGCGGTCGCACCCACGGCACCCCGCTGGACCGCTCGCTGGTACCGGGCTTTCGCTTGGTCGCGTTCACCTGCGACCACGATCAGGTCGGCAATCGCGCGCTCGGCGACCGGCCGAGCGAGTACCTCACCGGTGGCCAGCTGGCGATCAAGGCCGCCCTGGTGCTGTGCTCGGCCTTCACCCCGATGCTGTTCATGGGCGAGGAGTGGGGCGCGCGCACCCCGTTCCAGTTCTTCACCTCCCACACCGACCCGCAGATCGGCGCGGCCACCGCGGCCGGGCGCAAGGCCGAGTTCGCCGAGCACGGCTGGACCGCCGACGAGGTGCCCGATCCGCAGGACCCCGCCACCTTCGCCCGGTCGACGCTGGACTGGGCGGAGCTGGAGGACCCCGAGCACGCCCGACTGCTGGCCTGCTACCGGGCGCTGTTGAAGTTGCGGCGCGACCACCCGGACCTGGTCGATCCGTCGTTGCGGCATGTCGGGGTCGATTTCGACGAGCACGCCCGCTGGATCGTGCTGCACCGTGGCAGCGCGCACCTGGTGTGCAATCTGTCCGAGGACGCGGTGACGGTGCCGATCACCGGTCGCAGCCTGCTGTATTGGGAGCCGCCCACCCTCGGCCCGACCGGGACGACGGTGCCCGCGCATTCGTTCGTGCTGCTCGCAGACCTGCCCGACGGCGAAAAATAA
- the ilvA gene encoding threonine ammonia-lyase IlvA yields MTNPLELVDSPSSSRGVLSADEIDAAAKRISSVIEPTPLQFSPRLSAATGAKVYLKREDLTPVRSYKLRGAYNLVVQLDEQERAAGVVTASAGNHAQGVAFACQAMGIHGRIYVPTTTPKQKRDRIRVHGGEFVELIAVGDTYDAAAAAAAADVERTGATMVPPFDDARTAAGQGTVAVEILDQLETPPDLVVLPVGGGGCLAGIGTYLRERSPKTAILAVEPAGAASMSAALIAGGPVTLPEIDPFVDGAAVRRIGDLPYAAVTGFGGRVVSHGSLPLLTAVESPPGTGSFRLLQVDEGAICTAMLELYQNEGIIAEPAGALATAALAEVDVPAGATVVCLVSGGNNDVSRYGEIIERSLVHQGLKHYFLVDFPQEPGALRRFLDEVLGPDDDITLFEYVKRNNRETGAALVGIELGSAAGLGPLLERMAASPLRCDRLEPGSPAYRYLT; encoded by the coding sequence GTGACCAATCCTCTGGAACTCGTCGATTCCCCGTCCTCGTCTCGCGGCGTCCTCAGCGCCGACGAGATCGACGCCGCGGCGAAGCGGATTTCCAGCGTCATCGAGCCCACTCCGCTCCAGTTCAGCCCGCGCCTGTCCGCGGCGACCGGAGCGAAGGTCTACCTCAAGCGCGAAGACCTCACCCCCGTCCGCTCCTACAAGCTGCGCGGCGCCTACAACCTCGTCGTGCAACTCGACGAGCAGGAGCGCGCGGCGGGCGTGGTGACCGCCAGCGCGGGCAACCACGCGCAGGGTGTGGCCTTCGCCTGCCAGGCGATGGGCATCCACGGCCGGATCTACGTGCCGACCACCACCCCGAAACAGAAGCGGGACCGGATCCGGGTGCACGGGGGCGAATTCGTCGAGCTCATCGCCGTCGGCGACACCTACGACGCCGCCGCGGCCGCGGCCGCCGCCGACGTCGAGCGCACCGGGGCGACGATGGTCCCGCCGTTCGACGACGCGCGCACCGCCGCGGGGCAGGGCACCGTCGCCGTGGAGATCCTCGATCAGCTCGAGACGCCACCGGATCTGGTGGTCCTCCCGGTCGGCGGTGGCGGCTGCCTGGCGGGCATCGGCACCTATCTGCGGGAGCGTTCGCCGAAGACAGCCATCCTGGCGGTGGAACCGGCGGGCGCCGCATCCATGTCCGCGGCACTGATCGCGGGCGGGCCGGTGACGCTGCCGGAGATCGATCCGTTCGTCGACGGCGCGGCGGTCCGCCGGATCGGTGATCTGCCCTATGCCGCGGTGACCGGCTTCGGCGGCAGGGTCGTCAGCCACGGGTCGCTGCCACTGCTCACCGCCGTCGAATCTCCACCGGGCACAGGCAGTTTCCGATTGCTCCAGGTCGACGAGGGTGCCATCTGCACGGCCATGCTCGAGCTCTACCAGAACGAGGGCATCATCGCCGAACCGGCGGGGGCACTGGCGACGGCGGCGCTGGCCGAGGTCGATGTCCCGGCGGGCGCGACGGTGGTGTGCCTGGTGTCCGGGGGCAACAACGACGTGTCGCGCTACGGCGAGATCATCGAGCGTTCACTGGTGCACCAGGGTCTCAAGCACTACTTCCTGGTGGACTTCCCGCAGGAACCGGGCGCGCTGCGCCGCTTCCTGGACGAGGTGCTCGGCCCCGACGACGACATCACCCTGTTCGAGTACGTCAAGCGCAACAACAGGGAGACCGGGGCGGCGCTGGTCGGCATCGAACTGGGCTCCGCGGCCGGACTGGGGCCGTTGCTCGAACGCATGGCCGCCTCGCCGCTGCGGTGCGATCGCCTGGAACCCGGTAGCCCCGCCTACCGCTACCTCACCTGA
- a CDS encoding nitroreductase family deazaflavin-dependent oxidoreductase — translation MPLTGEYAPSAFDWAREQAETYENSGGTEATTLQGKPIIVMTSKGAKTGKLRKTPLMRVEHGGEYAVVASLGGAPKHPVWYHNLKAEPHVELRDGGTVADYTAREVTGEEKKVWWERAVEAWPDYAEYQKKTSREIPVFVLTPR, via the coding sequence ATGCCATTGACCGGAGAGTACGCACCGAGCGCGTTCGACTGGGCGCGCGAGCAGGCCGAGACCTACGAGAATTCGGGAGGGACCGAGGCCACCACTTTGCAGGGCAAGCCGATCATCGTCATGACCAGCAAGGGCGCCAAGACCGGCAAGCTGCGCAAGACGCCGCTCATGCGGGTCGAGCACGGCGGGGAGTACGCGGTCGTCGCCTCGCTGGGCGGGGCCCCGAAGCATCCCGTCTGGTATCACAACCTGAAGGCCGAACCACACGTCGAATTGCGCGACGGCGGAACCGTCGCGGACTACACCGCGCGTGAGGTCACCGGCGAGGAGAAGAAGGTGTGGTGGGAACGGGCCGTCGAGGCCTGGCCCGATTATGCCGAGTACCAGAAGAAGACCTCCCGCGAGATCCCCGTCTTCGTGTTGACACCGCGCTGA
- a CDS encoding class I SAM-dependent methyltransferase: MGWYDDHVVPRLVNCACGMQANDRYRARTCAGLRGRVVEIGFGSGLNVPFYPAAVESVSAVEPSDRGWRMAAERVAASRVPVERAGLDGAALPFDDHSFDAALSTWTMCTIPQIEAALAQVRRVLTPGGSLHFVEHGLAPDAKVRTWQNRLNSIEKAIAGGCNLNRDIPKLLQDNGFEIRELDTFYAPGPKFLTALSLGVATAR, from the coding sequence ATGGGCTGGTATGACGATCACGTGGTTCCCCGGCTGGTCAACTGTGCGTGCGGGATGCAGGCCAACGATCGGTATCGGGCGCGGACCTGCGCGGGACTGCGGGGACGGGTCGTGGAAATCGGGTTCGGGTCGGGGTTGAACGTGCCGTTCTATCCGGCGGCGGTGGAGTCGGTCAGCGCGGTCGAGCCGTCGGATCGCGGATGGCGGATGGCTGCCGAGCGGGTGGCGGCGTCCCGGGTGCCGGTGGAACGGGCGGGACTGGACGGTGCGGCGTTGCCGTTCGACGACCACAGTTTCGATGCGGCATTGTCGACGTGGACGATGTGCACGATTCCGCAGATCGAGGCGGCGCTCGCGCAGGTGCGGCGGGTGCTGACGCCGGGCGGGTCGCTGCATTTCGTCGAGCACGGGCTGGCGCCGGACGCGAAGGTCCGGACGTGGCAGAATCGCCTGAATTCGATCGAGAAGGCGATCGCGGGGGGCTGCAATCTCAACCGGGATATCCCGAAGTTGTTGCAGGACAACGGCTTCGAGATCCGCGAGCTGGACACCTTCTATGCGCCGGGCCCGAAGTTCCTGACCGCGCTGTCACTGGGTGTCGCCACTGCGCGCTGA
- a CDS encoding helix-turn-helix transcriptional regulator, whose product MLKPGYGEPVLYGRESEQARIDQLLCDARAGRSGALVLRGEPGVGKTALLDYAAAQGLATVRSAGVESEAELPFAGLHLLARTAAPLIERLPERQRAALLGAFGVGDSGPGDRLLIGLAVLSLLAEEAAEHPVLCVIDDAHWLDRATAEALVFAARRLDAEGVAILFAARTGPADFPAAGLPELVVGPLRQESAAALLDALEPDLAPGLRMRALGAAAGNPLALRELPAVLAASAPDEGPNPLPLTQRLHVAFHGQVSRLPSATRSLLLVAAAAGTTETGPVLTAAAELGATPADLRPAEELGLIAGDGRHLRLRHPLLRSAIYRGAPLSARLAAHRALADTMTGPDRADLRAWHLASAATGPDEQIATALEDTAQRALLRSGHHGAVAAYERAATLSTDQRARVRRLVLAAETAADAGLFESAATISARAAAHTSDALLSARLDLVHGSAEFGTGQHLAAHRRLLAAADAIAAEQPSQAARILTQAVHAAWYLGEAELAQTHARLRALRLDDAEPSAPVLRYVLDGLHGRSAGDLRAAADAVGDPRDLVLLCGAGLVPGQDEQVRDLAAELVARCREEGRIGLLPPLLFFLAEAETFLGRPREGFVLATEGARIADDIGLRHWVSQLTAFLAYLAALEGDVEGCSAAVARASAEQFGGPSAAGATWCQAALGMLALGLGRVDEAIGRFTALTVEPARHQVVGLRSLPDAIEAAVRLGDRELAGDAMIRLSAWARDCGQPWVRALEQRSRALTTEGREAGELYEAALGSRPRPFEEGRTRLLYGEWLRRARRKTEARTQLRTAHEIFAGLGANPWAERAEVELRALGDGGMSRPGSGPSAVLTPQELQIVRLAARGMSNRDIAAHLFLSPRTVGHHLYKAYPKLGVASRSELAGLTLDAQ is encoded by the coding sequence GTGCTGAAGCCCGGTTACGGTGAACCGGTGCTGTACGGACGCGAGAGCGAGCAGGCACGCATCGATCAGCTGCTGTGCGATGCGCGGGCCGGGCGCAGCGGGGCGCTGGTGCTGCGCGGTGAACCCGGCGTCGGCAAGACGGCGCTGCTCGACTACGCGGCGGCGCAGGGGCTGGCGACGGTCCGCAGCGCGGGGGTGGAATCGGAGGCCGAACTGCCCTTCGCCGGATTGCATCTGCTGGCGCGCACGGCCGCGCCGCTGATCGAGCGATTGCCCGAGCGGCAGCGGGCGGCGCTGCTCGGCGCGTTCGGCGTCGGTGACAGCGGGCCCGGCGATCGGCTGCTCATCGGACTCGCGGTGCTGTCGCTGCTGGCCGAGGAAGCCGCCGAGCACCCGGTGCTGTGCGTCATCGACGACGCGCACTGGCTCGACCGCGCCACCGCCGAGGCCCTGGTGTTCGCGGCCAGGAGGCTCGATGCCGAGGGGGTGGCGATCCTTTTCGCCGCCCGCACCGGACCGGCGGATTTCCCCGCGGCCGGACTGCCCGAACTCGTCGTCGGACCGTTGCGCCAGGAGTCGGCCGCCGCGCTGCTCGACGCCCTCGAACCCGATCTCGCACCGGGCCTGCGGATGCGCGCGCTGGGTGCGGCGGCGGGAAATCCGCTCGCACTGCGCGAGTTGCCCGCCGTGCTCGCGGCGAGCGCACCGGACGAGGGGCCGAATCCGCTGCCGCTGACGCAACGCCTGCACGTCGCCTTCCACGGTCAGGTGAGCCGGTTGCCCTCGGCGACACGATCATTGCTGCTGGTGGCCGCGGCGGCCGGGACCACCGAGACCGGCCCCGTGCTCACCGCCGCGGCGGAACTCGGGGCCACGCCCGCCGATCTGCGGCCCGCCGAGGAACTCGGCCTGATCGCGGGCGACGGTCGGCATCTGCGGTTGCGGCACCCCTTGCTGCGCTCGGCGATCTATCGCGGCGCGCCGTTGAGCGCACGGCTGGCGGCGCATCGCGCACTCGCCGACACCATGACCGGACCCGATAGAGCCGACCTGCGGGCGTGGCATCTGGCGAGCGCGGCCACCGGCCCCGACGAGCAGATCGCGACCGCGCTGGAGGACACCGCGCAGCGAGCACTCCTGCGCAGCGGTCATCACGGGGCGGTCGCGGCCTATGAACGCGCGGCCACGTTGAGCACCGATCAGCGGGCCCGCGTCCGCAGGCTGGTGCTGGCCGCCGAAACCGCCGCCGACGCGGGGCTTTTCGAGTCCGCCGCGACCATCTCGGCACGGGCGGCCGCGCACACGAGCGACGCGCTGCTGTCGGCGCGGCTGGACCTGGTGCACGGCAGCGCGGAATTCGGCACCGGGCAGCATCTCGCGGCCCATCGCCGACTGCTGGCCGCCGCCGACGCGATCGCGGCCGAACAGCCGTCGCAGGCCGCGCGCATCCTCACCCAGGCGGTGCACGCCGCGTGGTACCTCGGAGAAGCCGAACTCGCGCAGACCCATGCGCGTCTGCGCGCACTGCGACTCGACGACGCGGAGCCGTCCGCGCCGGTCCTGCGCTATGTGCTCGACGGCCTGCACGGCCGGTCCGCCGGTGATCTGCGCGCGGCGGCCGACGCGGTCGGCGATCCGCGCGATCTCGTCCTGCTGTGCGGCGCCGGACTCGTGCCGGGGCAAGACGAGCAGGTCCGCGACCTCGCCGCGGAACTCGTCGCCCGCTGCCGGGAAGAGGGCCGGATCGGGCTGCTGCCACCGCTGCTGTTCTTCCTGGCCGAGGCCGAGACCTTCCTCGGCCGCCCACGCGAGGGATTCGTCCTCGCGACCGAAGGAGCGCGGATCGCCGACGACATCGGTCTACGGCACTGGGTCAGCCAGCTGACGGCGTTTCTCGCCTACCTCGCGGCGCTGGAGGGAGACGTCGAAGGGTGTTCGGCCGCTGTCGCGCGGGCGTCGGCGGAGCAGTTCGGCGGCCCGAGCGCGGCGGGTGCCACCTGGTGCCAGGCCGCACTGGGCATGCTGGCGCTCGGGCTCGGCCGGGTGGACGAGGCGATCGGCCGGTTCACCGCGCTCACCGTCGAACCGGCGCGCCATCAAGTCGTGGGCCTGCGTTCGCTGCCCGACGCGATCGAGGCCGCCGTCCGCCTCGGTGATCGGGAACTCGCCGGTGACGCCATGATCCGGTTGAGCGCGTGGGCGCGAGACTGCGGTCAGCCGTGGGTGCGCGCACTGGAGCAGCGGAGCCGGGCGCTGACCACCGAGGGCCGGGAGGCCGGGGAACTGTACGAGGCCGCGCTCGGCTCACGACCGCGGCCGTTCGAAGAGGGGCGCACCCGCCTGCTGTACGGGGAATGGTTGCGCCGCGCCCGCCGCAAGACCGAGGCGCGGACACAGTTGCGCACTGCGCACGAGATCTTCGCCGGACTGGGTGCGAACCCGTGGGCCGAGCGCGCCGAGGTCGAACTGAGGGCGCTGGGCGACGGCGGCATGTCGCGGCCCGGTTCGGGGCCGTCGGCCGTGCTCACACCGCAGGAGTTGCAGATCGTCCGGCTGGCCGCGCGAGGCATGTCCAATCGAGATATCGCCGCGCACCTGTTCCTGAGTCCGAGGACGGTGGGCCATCACCTGTACAAGGCGTATCCGAAACTCGGCGTCGCCTCCCGCTCGGAACTGGCCGGGCTCACGCTCGACGCGCAGTAG
- a CDS encoding serine hydrolase domain-containing protein — protein MSNDASVRGSAVPGFERLLRVFGRSFGSRPGAGAALSVHRHGVPLVDIWTGDAGTEPWTENTGTIVFSATKGITSTVIHRLADRGELDYRAPVAQYWPEFAANGKSRITVAQVMTHSAGLSSLSPLAAAMSDVLDHEEMENRLAAAKPDRLLGRPTYHAITYGWLLAGLARRVTGKGMGELFRTEVTEPLAIDGLHLGHPPTGSVTKYAPLAGSQFDALGTPLGSALLGHGQRLPGPLGAAVRCLFLPGAHSIFQGDMPPILRTELGAGNAVATASALASVYDALACRGVVNGNRYLSEATVREIGKVRSYHVDRALFYLPMMWHLGYHSMPMPGARHGIGHIGLGGSFGWADPSQGLSVGFVHNRFSLGQLGADQIIAVWLLPLIVSSLRGVGRDSLENLGRAA, from the coding sequence ATGAGCAACGACGCTTCGGTGCGGGGGAGCGCAGTCCCCGGGTTCGAACGACTGCTGCGCGTCTTCGGCCGGAGCTTCGGCAGCCGACCCGGAGCGGGCGCGGCGCTGTCGGTGCATCGGCACGGGGTTCCGCTGGTCGACATCTGGACCGGCGACGCGGGCACCGAACCGTGGACCGAGAACACCGGCACCATCGTCTTCTCGGCGACCAAGGGCATCACCTCCACGGTCATCCACCGGCTCGCCGATCGCGGGGAACTCGACTATCGCGCGCCGGTCGCACAGTACTGGCCGGAGTTCGCGGCCAACGGCAAGTCCCGCATCACCGTCGCCCAGGTCATGACGCACAGCGCGGGCCTGTCCTCGCTGTCCCCGTTGGCCGCGGCCATGAGCGACGTACTCGACCACGAGGAGATGGAGAACCGGCTGGCCGCCGCGAAGCCCGACCGGCTGCTCGGCAGGCCCACCTATCACGCCATCACCTACGGCTGGCTGCTCGCGGGCCTCGCGCGGCGGGTCACCGGCAAAGGCATGGGCGAACTGTTCCGCACCGAGGTCACCGAGCCGCTGGCGATCGACGGCCTCCATCTGGGACATCCGCCGACCGGATCGGTCACGAAGTACGCACCGCTGGCCGGCAGCCAGTTCGACGCGCTCGGCACGCCGTTGGGCAGTGCGCTGCTCGGTCATGGTCAACGGCTGCCCGGACCGCTCGGCGCGGCGGTGCGCTGTCTGTTCCTGCCCGGCGCGCACAGCATCTTCCAGGGCGACATGCCGCCTATCCTGCGCACCGAACTCGGCGCGGGCAATGCCGTGGCCACCGCCTCGGCGCTGGCGAGTGTCTATGACGCGCTGGCCTGCCGCGGCGTGGTCAACGGCAACCGCTACCTGTCGGAGGCGACGGTGCGCGAGATCGGCAAGGTGCGCAGTTATCACGTCGACCGCGCGCTGTTCTACCTGCCGATGATGTGGCACCTGGGCTACCACTCGATGCCGATGCCGGGGGCGCGCCACGGTATCGGGCACATCGGCCTCGGCGGCAGCTTCGGCTGGGCCGATCCGAGCCAGGGCCTGTCGGTCGGATTCGTGCACAACCGGTTCTCGCTCGGTCAGCTCGGCGCGGATCAGATCATCGCGGTGTGGTTGCTGCCGTTGATCGTCAGCAGCCTGCGCGGCGTCGGTCGCGATTCGCTCGAGAACCTGGGCCGCGCGGCCTGA